One genomic window of Phalacrocorax aristotelis chromosome 21, bGulAri2.1, whole genome shotgun sequence includes the following:
- the SYPL2 gene encoding synaptophysin-like protein 2 isoform X2 translates to MSEPGGPAAGDKAPRLQDRVLGGVRWGRLQEPLGFVKVLEWLFAIFAFGACGSFSGETGATVKCDSETKEMSVISIQFGYPFRLYQIPFEMPDCEGEAETRTLHLVGDFSAPAEFFVTLGVFSFLYTMAALVLYLRFHSLYGENKKLPIADFCITVCFAFFWLVAAAAWGKGLSDVKAATWPASLIAAMAVCQGQEVVCNAGATPAMGLANISVVRAGRQRHATAQGFAGRQHTRVHVFARGCVYSSSASSTSCCGPGTAGSC, encoded by the exons ATGTCGGAgcccggcggccccgcggccggCGACAAAGCGCCCCGGCTCCAG GACCGCGTCCTGGGCGGGGTGCGCTGGGGCCGCCTCCAGGAACCCCTGGGCTTCGTCAAGGTGCTGGAATGG CTCTTTGCCATCTTCGCCTTCGGGGCCTGCGGCTCCTTCAGCGGCGAGACCGGGGCGACAGTGAAATGTGACAGTGAAACCAAAGAGATGAGCGTCATTTCCATCCAGTTCGGGTACCCCTTCAG GTTATACCAGATCCCCTTCGAGATGCCGGACTGCGAGGGGGAGGCGGAGACCCGCACCCTGCACCTCGTCGGCGATTTCTCCGCTCCTGCCGAATTTTTCGTGACCCTGGGGGTCTTCTCCTTCCTCTACACCATGGCAGCTCTGGTGCTTTACCTGCGCTTTCATTCCCTCTACGGCGAAAATAAGAAGCTCCCCATTGCG GATTTCTGCATCACCGTCTGCTTCGCCTTCTTCTGgctggtggcggcggcggcgtggggcaaggggctcTCCGACGTGAAGGCGGCCACGTGGCCCGCCAGCCTCATCGCTGCCATGGCGGTCTGCCAGGGCCAGGAGGTGGTCTGCAACGCCGGCGCCACGCCGGCCATGGGGCTGGCCAACATCTCCGTGGTGAGAGCCGGGCGCCAGCGCCACGCCACGGCTCAGGGGTTCGCGGGGCGTCAGCACACGCGTGTGCATGTATTTGCACGTGGGTGTGTATACAG ctcttcggcttcatcaacttcctgCTGTGGGCCGGGAACTGCTGGTTCGTGCTGA
- the SYPL2 gene encoding synaptophysin-like protein 2 isoform X1, with protein MSEPGGPAAGDKAPRLQDRVLGGVRWGRLQEPLGFVKVLEWLFAIFAFGACGSFSGETGATVKCDSETKEMSVISIQFGYPFRLYQIPFEMPDCEGEAETRTLHLVGDFSAPAEFFVTLGVFSFLYTMAALVLYLRFHSLYGENKKLPIADFCITVCFAFFWLVAAAAWGKGLSDVKAATWPASLIAAMAVCQGQEVVCNAGATPAMGLANISVLFGFINFLLWAGNCWFVLKETPWQAQAAPRDSAAEQGAIDKQ; from the exons ATGTCGGAgcccggcggccccgcggccggCGACAAAGCGCCCCGGCTCCAG GACCGCGTCCTGGGCGGGGTGCGCTGGGGCCGCCTCCAGGAACCCCTGGGCTTCGTCAAGGTGCTGGAATGG CTCTTTGCCATCTTCGCCTTCGGGGCCTGCGGCTCCTTCAGCGGCGAGACCGGGGCGACAGTGAAATGTGACAGTGAAACCAAAGAGATGAGCGTCATTTCCATCCAGTTCGGGTACCCCTTCAG GTTATACCAGATCCCCTTCGAGATGCCGGACTGCGAGGGGGAGGCGGAGACCCGCACCCTGCACCTCGTCGGCGATTTCTCCGCTCCTGCCGAATTTTTCGTGACCCTGGGGGTCTTCTCCTTCCTCTACACCATGGCAGCTCTGGTGCTTTACCTGCGCTTTCATTCCCTCTACGGCGAAAATAAGAAGCTCCCCATTGCG GATTTCTGCATCACCGTCTGCTTCGCCTTCTTCTGgctggtggcggcggcggcgtggggcaaggggctcTCCGACGTGAAGGCGGCCACGTGGCCCGCCAGCCTCATCGCTGCCATGGCGGTCTGCCAGGGCCAGGAGGTGGTCTGCAACGCCGGCGCCACGCCGGCCATGGGGCTGGCCAACATCTCCGTG ctcttcggcttcatcaacttcctgCTGTGGGCCGGGAACTGCTGGTTCGTGCTGAAGGAGACGCCGTGGCAGGCGCAGGCTGCGCCCCGCGACAGCGCCGCCGAGCAGGGCGCCATTGACAAGCAGTAG
- the ATXN7L2 gene encoding ataxin-7-like protein 2 isoform X1: MAARGRAAVAAMAAVAAERRLPSLDEFAGQSWSAWVERAGPPAEPGSGSELEESGKSGSKKLDAMTLIKEDMNIFGHCPAHDEFYLVVCNHCSQVVKPQAFQKHCERRHGPLSKLYARAAAAKCHVAVNGQPAASGTPGVAKVLREKPPGARGRVQPLPERPDKDNNLCLFVPVVNLEKIPSIPKPDGHGMKVPPKAVPTNSKEPLGKPATAAVPKEPPVSAGVGGDSAMPADGPGCKPESAPAPGEKDAGASKPPPRSHRKLARKECDLNRQCGVLNPDTKKICTRLLTCKIHSVHQRREVQGRAKDFDVLVAELKASSRKGESPKERSPPGKEPLPLPQQDPSSLLQPPAAPPSTSPCRAKLPHSHCPLPRAHLSSDSDPEDVPPASGEGGMGVFTFPLPKVGSRVSSEESEEEGGEEPPRPPTRPPRPQAFCTFGSRLVSPGCYVFNRRLDRFCSALGSMLERHLSSHMWRKIPPAAEPPLHTTPAPPSPAAPPCGPIAPTPSPPTRTSSSSAAPPGTREGRVPASLNYTVGSPHAAAACSQLECGGGGSQSITSPLPANIPSPSFSKLPSTKASKSSRAREAAGRMDLDTRKRKPPLAAGGPPYKRTCSGDGVKTKNSGCQISAPPGKTKPTPPGCPASSSAAVLNGTTRVKRLTPPDCRGPPGAAAMDPRGSPLRGPGLPPPPAPRCISEDEVKKRKNAATYCRPVKPKPAPPLPGPPPPPGPAPPDSGTSIRRKKPGPPLSFEEKRSALKSKAH; encoded by the exons atgGCGGCGCGTGGGCGCGCGGCGGTGGCGGCGatggcggcggtggcggcggagcggcggctGCCCAGCCTGGACGAGTTCGCGGGGCAGAGCTGGAGCGCCTGGGTAGAACGGGCCGGGCCGCCGGCCGAGCCGG GGTCAGGGTCGGAGCTGGAGGAGAGCGGGAAGAGTGGCAGCAAGAAACTGGACGCCATGACCCTGATTAAGGAAG ACATGAACATCTTCGGCCACTGCCCGGCTCACGACGAGTTTTACCTGGTGGTTTGCAACCACTGCAGCCAGGTGGTGAAGCCGCAGGCCTTCCAGAAGCACTGCG AACGCCGCCATGGCCCGCTCAGCAAGCTGTacgcccgcgccgccgccgccaagTGCCACGTTGCCGTCAACGGGCAGCCGGCGGCCAGCGGGACCCCCGGCGTGGCCAAGGTGCTGCGGGAGAAGCCCCCGGGTGCCCGTGGGCGAGTCCAGCCCCTGCCCGAGCGGCCGGACAAGGACAACAACCTCTG CTTGTTCGTGCCTGTGGTCAACCTGGAGAAGATTCCCAGCATCCCCAAACCGGACGGGCACGGGATGAAGGTGCCCCCCAAAGCCGTACCCACCAACTCCAAGGAACCCCTGGGGAAACCCGCCACCGCCGCGGTGCCGAAAGAGCCCCCGGTGTcggccggggtcgggggggaTTCGGCGATGCCTGCCGACGGTCCCGGGTGCAAACCGGAGAGCGCGCCCGCCCCGGGGGAGAAGGACGCGGGTGCCTCCAAGCCGCCCCCCAGGTCCCACAGGAAGCTGGCGC GCAAGGAGTGCGACCTGAACAGGCAGTGCGGCGTGCTCAACCCCGACACCAAGAAGATCTGCACCCGCTTGCTGACCTGCAAG ATCCACTCGGTTCACCAGCGCCGCGAGGTGCAGGGTCGGGCCAAGGACTTCGACGTGCTGGTGGCCGAGCTGAAGGCCAGCTCTCGCAAGGGCGAGTCCCCGAAGGAGAGGAGCCCCCCCGGGAAGGAACCGCTGCCCCTCCCCCAGCAGGACCCCTCCtcgctgctgcagccccccgccgccccccccagcaCCTCTCCCTGCCGAGCCAAGCTGCCCCACTCCCACTGCCCGCTCCCCAG GGCCCATCTTTCCTCTGACAGCGACCCTGAAGATGTGCCACCTGcctctggggaggggggcatgGGGGTGTTcaccttccccctgcccaaGGTGGGCAGCCGGGTGTCTAGCGAGGAGAGCGAGGAGGAGGGGGGCGAggagcccccccgcccccccacacGCCCGCCACGGCCCCAAGCG TTCTGCACCTTCGGGAGCCGCCTGGTTAGCCCGGGCTGTTACGTCTTCAACCGGCGGCTCGACCGCTTCTGCTCGGCGCTGGGCTCCATGCTGGAGCGGCACCTCAGCTCCCACAtgtggag GAAGATCCCTCCAGCTGCCGAGCCCCCTCTCCACAccaccccggccccccccagccccgccgctcccccctgCGGCCCCATCGCCCCGACACCTTCACCCCCCACACGGACCTCATCATCCTCGGCGGCCCCCCCTGGCACGCGGGAGGGCCgggtccctgccagcctcaACTACACGGTGGGGTCCCCCCATGCGgcggctgcctgcagccagctggagTGCGGGGGGGGCGGCAGCCAGTCCATCACCTCCCCGCTGCCGGCCAACATCCCCTCGCCCTCCTTCAGCAAGTTGCCTTCCACCAAGGCCAGTAAATCTTCCCGAGCCCGGGAAGCGGCCGGCAGGATGGATCTGGATACCCGCAAACGGAAGCCCCCTCTTGCCGCCGGTGGCCCCCCCTATAAACGGACCTGTTCGGGCGACGGGGTCAAAACCAAAAACTCTGGCTGCCAGATTTCGGCCCCCCCTGGCAAGACGAAACCTACCCCTCCCGGCTGCCCAGCTTCATCCTCCGCTGCCGTCCTCAATGGTACGACGCGGGTGAAACGGCTCACCCCTCCGGACTGCCGTGGCCCCCCTGGCGCCGCCGCCATGGACCCCCGAGGCTCGCCACTGCGTGGACCGGGGCTGCCACCGCCACCCGCCCCGCGTTGTATCTCTGAGGATGAGGTCAAGAAACGCAAGAACGCGGCCACGTATTGTCGGCCTGTCAAACCCAAGCCTGCGCCCCCCCTGCCtggccccccgccgccccccggcccggccccccccgACTCGGGCACCTCCATCCGCAGGAAGAAGCCGGGACCCCCCCTGAGCTTCGAGGAGAAGCGGAGTGCCCTGAAG TCCAAAGCCCATTAA
- the ATXN7L2 gene encoding ataxin-7-like protein 2 isoform X2, translating into MAARGRAAVAAMAAVAAERRLPSLDEFAGQSWSAWVERAGPPAEPGSGSELEESGKSGSKKLDAMTLIKEDMNIFGHCPAHDEFYLVVCNHCSQVVKPQAFQKHCERRHGPLSKLYARAAAAKCHVAVNGQPAASGTPGVAKVLREKPPGARGRVQPLPERPDKDNNLCLFVPVVNLEKIPSIPKPDGHGMKVPPKAVPTNSKEPLGKPATAAVPKEPPVSAGVGGDSAMPADGPGCKPESAPAPGEKDAGASKPPPRSHRKLARKECDLNRQCGVLNPDTKKICTRLLTCKIHSVHQRREVQGRAKDFDVLVAELKASSRKGESPKERSPPGKEPLPLPQQDPSSLLQPPAAPPSTSPCRAKLPHSHCPLPSDPEDVPPASGEGGMGVFTFPLPKVGSRVSSEESEEEGGEEPPRPPTRPPRPQAFCTFGSRLVSPGCYVFNRRLDRFCSALGSMLERHLSSHMWRKIPPAAEPPLHTTPAPPSPAAPPCGPIAPTPSPPTRTSSSSAAPPGTREGRVPASLNYTVGSPHAAAACSQLECGGGGSQSITSPLPANIPSPSFSKLPSTKASKSSRAREAAGRMDLDTRKRKPPLAAGGPPYKRTCSGDGVKTKNSGCQISAPPGKTKPTPPGCPASSSAAVLNGTTRVKRLTPPDCRGPPGAAAMDPRGSPLRGPGLPPPPAPRCISEDEVKKRKNAATYCRPVKPKPAPPLPGPPPPPGPAPPDSGTSIRRKKPGPPLSFEEKRSALKSKAH; encoded by the exons atgGCGGCGCGTGGGCGCGCGGCGGTGGCGGCGatggcggcggtggcggcggagcggcggctGCCCAGCCTGGACGAGTTCGCGGGGCAGAGCTGGAGCGCCTGGGTAGAACGGGCCGGGCCGCCGGCCGAGCCGG GGTCAGGGTCGGAGCTGGAGGAGAGCGGGAAGAGTGGCAGCAAGAAACTGGACGCCATGACCCTGATTAAGGAAG ACATGAACATCTTCGGCCACTGCCCGGCTCACGACGAGTTTTACCTGGTGGTTTGCAACCACTGCAGCCAGGTGGTGAAGCCGCAGGCCTTCCAGAAGCACTGCG AACGCCGCCATGGCCCGCTCAGCAAGCTGTacgcccgcgccgccgccgccaagTGCCACGTTGCCGTCAACGGGCAGCCGGCGGCCAGCGGGACCCCCGGCGTGGCCAAGGTGCTGCGGGAGAAGCCCCCGGGTGCCCGTGGGCGAGTCCAGCCCCTGCCCGAGCGGCCGGACAAGGACAACAACCTCTG CTTGTTCGTGCCTGTGGTCAACCTGGAGAAGATTCCCAGCATCCCCAAACCGGACGGGCACGGGATGAAGGTGCCCCCCAAAGCCGTACCCACCAACTCCAAGGAACCCCTGGGGAAACCCGCCACCGCCGCGGTGCCGAAAGAGCCCCCGGTGTcggccggggtcgggggggaTTCGGCGATGCCTGCCGACGGTCCCGGGTGCAAACCGGAGAGCGCGCCCGCCCCGGGGGAGAAGGACGCGGGTGCCTCCAAGCCGCCCCCCAGGTCCCACAGGAAGCTGGCGC GCAAGGAGTGCGACCTGAACAGGCAGTGCGGCGTGCTCAACCCCGACACCAAGAAGATCTGCACCCGCTTGCTGACCTGCAAG ATCCACTCGGTTCACCAGCGCCGCGAGGTGCAGGGTCGGGCCAAGGACTTCGACGTGCTGGTGGCCGAGCTGAAGGCCAGCTCTCGCAAGGGCGAGTCCCCGAAGGAGAGGAGCCCCCCCGGGAAGGAACCGCTGCCCCTCCCCCAGCAGGACCCCTCCtcgctgctgcagccccccgccgccccccccagcaCCTCTCCCTGCCGAGCCAAGCTGCCCCACTCCCACTGCCCGCTCCCCAG CGACCCTGAAGATGTGCCACCTGcctctggggaggggggcatgGGGGTGTTcaccttccccctgcccaaGGTGGGCAGCCGGGTGTCTAGCGAGGAGAGCGAGGAGGAGGGGGGCGAggagcccccccgcccccccacacGCCCGCCACGGCCCCAAGCG TTCTGCACCTTCGGGAGCCGCCTGGTTAGCCCGGGCTGTTACGTCTTCAACCGGCGGCTCGACCGCTTCTGCTCGGCGCTGGGCTCCATGCTGGAGCGGCACCTCAGCTCCCACAtgtggag GAAGATCCCTCCAGCTGCCGAGCCCCCTCTCCACAccaccccggccccccccagccccgccgctcccccctgCGGCCCCATCGCCCCGACACCTTCACCCCCCACACGGACCTCATCATCCTCGGCGGCCCCCCCTGGCACGCGGGAGGGCCgggtccctgccagcctcaACTACACGGTGGGGTCCCCCCATGCGgcggctgcctgcagccagctggagTGCGGGGGGGGCGGCAGCCAGTCCATCACCTCCCCGCTGCCGGCCAACATCCCCTCGCCCTCCTTCAGCAAGTTGCCTTCCACCAAGGCCAGTAAATCTTCCCGAGCCCGGGAAGCGGCCGGCAGGATGGATCTGGATACCCGCAAACGGAAGCCCCCTCTTGCCGCCGGTGGCCCCCCCTATAAACGGACCTGTTCGGGCGACGGGGTCAAAACCAAAAACTCTGGCTGCCAGATTTCGGCCCCCCCTGGCAAGACGAAACCTACCCCTCCCGGCTGCCCAGCTTCATCCTCCGCTGCCGTCCTCAATGGTACGACGCGGGTGAAACGGCTCACCCCTCCGGACTGCCGTGGCCCCCCTGGCGCCGCCGCCATGGACCCCCGAGGCTCGCCACTGCGTGGACCGGGGCTGCCACCGCCACCCGCCCCGCGTTGTATCTCTGAGGATGAGGTCAAGAAACGCAAGAACGCGGCCACGTATTGTCGGCCTGTCAAACCCAAGCCTGCGCCCCCCCTGCCtggccccccgccgccccccggcccggccccccccgACTCGGGCACCTCCATCCGCAGGAAGAAGCCGGGACCCCCCCTGAGCTTCGAGGAGAAGCGGAGTGCCCTGAAG TCCAAAGCCCATTAA
- the AMIGO1 gene encoding amphoterin-induced protein 1: MPVHRPQPPCDAAGQSVAMGGSGGPGAPLPVMPLLLTLALLSPWGSAGGSCPPRCVCASNILSCSQAVLSSVPSPLPRFTAVLDLSHNNVSRLRADWAPGRLAHLHALLLSHNGLSFVSTEAFAHVPHLRHLDLSSNRLRALEENLFSDLVELEVLLLYNNEISAVDRTAFDNLSRLRKLYLGQNRIARFPLELLRDGSRLPQLALLDLSANRLRSLPVGELQALPAWLRDRLYLHSNPLACDCPLFQLVARGRRRRLSAVMDFQEELRCVLPTAPAPVGILALAGRQPLNCSEAREAVLEAHLGDTVTLSCDTRLRGVRSRHWVTPGGERVLEEGGNGSAALLANGSLQLRALRPEDAGTYACWVAGPLLNETLYVELLVHNFTLHGPHDTLNTAYTTLVGCILSVVLVLIYLYLTPCRCCCCRGADKPPAPRDDSINSSVLSATPNHAAGVPGEPCQSRSASAAGPGQNGRFKVGGTPQPPPRHGPKAQRKVSDPDSVSSVFSDTPIVV, translated from the coding sequence ATGCCGGTGCACCGTCCCCAGCCCCCGTGTGACGCTGCAGGGCAGAGCGTAGCCATGGGGGGCtccggggggccgggggccccTCTGCCAGTAATGCCACTGCTGCTGACCCTGGCGCTGCTGTCACCGTGGGGGTCTGCGGGCGGGAGTTGCCCCCCGCGCTGCGTCTGCGCCTCCAACATCCTGAGCTGCTCACAGGCGGTGCTGAGCTCGGTGCcatcccccctgccccgcttCACCGCCGTCCTCGACCTCAGCCACAACAACGTGAGCCGGCTGCGCGCCGACTGGGCGCCGGGGCGGCTGGCCCACCTCCACGCCTTGCTGCTCAGCCACAACGGGCTCTCCTTTGTCTCCACCGAAGCCTTCGCCCACGTACCCCACCTGCGGCACCTGGACCTCTCCTCTAACCGCCTCCGGGCGCTGGAGGAGAACCTCTTCAGTGACCTGGTCGAGCTGGAGGTCCTCCTCCTCTACAACAACGAGATCTCCGCCGTGGATCGCACCGCCTTCGATAACCTCAGCCGTCTCCGTAAGCTTTACCTGGGGCAAAACCGCATCGCCCGCTTCCCGCTGGAGCTGCTGCGCGACGGCAGCCGCCTGCCCCAGCTGGCCCTGCTCGACCTCTCGGCCAACCGCCTCCGCAGCTTGCCCGTGGGCGAGCTGCAGGCGCTGCCCGCCTGGCTGCGCGACCGCCTCTACCTGCACAGCAACCCGCTGGCCTGCGACTGCCCGCTCTTCCAGCTGGTTGCCCGCGGCCGGCGCCGCCGGTTGAGCGCCGTGATGGATTTCCAAGAGGAGCTGCGGTGTGTGCTGCCCACCGCCCCGGCGCCCGTCGGTATCCTCGCCCTGGCCGGCCGGCAGCCGCTCAACTGCAGCGAGGCACGGGAAGCGGTGCTGGAAGCTCACCTGGGTGACACCGTCACCCTCAGCTGCGACACCCGGTTGCGGGGGGTACGTAGCCGGCACTGGGTGACTCCAGGAGGTGAACGGGTGTTGGAGGAAGGGGGTAACGGCAGCGCCGCTCTCCTGGCGAACGGCAGCCTGCAGCTGCGGGCGCTGCGCCCCGAGGACGCCGGCACCTACGCCTGTTGGGTGGCAGGTCCCCTCCTCAACGAGACCCTTTACGTGGAGCTGCTGGTGCACAACTTCACCCTGCATGGTCCCCATGACACCCTCAACACTGCCTACACCACGCTGGTGGGCTGCATCCTCAGCGTGGTGCTGGTGCTCATCTACCTGTACCTCACGCcttgccgctgctgctgctgccggggCGCCGACAAGCCGCCTGCACCCCGCGACGACAGCATCAACTCCTCTGTCCTCAGCGCCACCCCCAACCACGCCGCCGGTGTCCCTGGGGAGCCTTGCCAGTCCCGCTCGGCCTCCGCTGCCGGCCCAGGGCAGAACGGCAGGTTCAAGGTCGGCGGgaccccccagccgcccccccgGCACGGCCCCAAGGCGCAGAGGAAGGTGTCGGATCCAGACTCAGTcagctctgtcttctctgaCACCCCCATCGTGGTGTAG